A genomic window from Nocardia sp. BMG51109 includes:
- a CDS encoding MarR family winged helix-turn-helix transcriptional regulator yields the protein MEKPTDRVEFETMLLSRHTLNPRYRSDSTRLERSAYILLCRLSIEGPMSIGQLSEAFGLDASTLNRQTAALLRSGLVERIPDPEGGMARKFRISDKGEKSLTTERNANIDGLNRVLRDWSAEDVAAFADYVQRLNTDIERIGGRPWPRP from the coding sequence ATGGAAAAACCCACGGACCGGGTCGAATTCGAGACCATGCTGCTCAGCCGTCACACCCTCAACCCACGCTACCGTAGCGACAGCACGCGCCTCGAACGCAGCGCCTACATCCTGCTCTGCCGGCTGTCCATCGAGGGCCCGATGTCGATCGGACAGCTCAGCGAGGCGTTCGGACTCGACGCGTCGACGCTAAATCGCCAGACCGCCGCCCTGCTGCGCTCGGGTCTGGTCGAGCGCATCCCCGATCCGGAGGGCGGCATGGCCCGCAAGTTCCGGATCAGCGACAAGGGCGAGAAGAGCCTGACCACCGAGCGCAACGCCAATATCGACGGGCTGAACCGGGTATTGCGGGACTGGTCCGCCGAGGACGTCGCCGCCTTCGCCGACTACGTACAGCGCCTCAACACCGATATCGAGCGCATCGGCGGCCGCCCCTGGCCGCGGCCCTGA